The following are encoded in a window of Brevibacillus sp. DP1.3A genomic DNA:
- a CDS encoding HAMP domain-containing sensor histidine kinase translates to MSIQFRITLMFALLLCLVMGVSAVLINSFLLDNLIEQQKNELNLKGRFWIEKMNESNVKIETEGVAELEKLLVSNRKIEVLLLGKKKKVLYTSLPSSNLNEWMDALERKAEKRQNRNIWMVGSDDYVVVNLAFKNDEKQRLILASPVRGLKDIRMEMTNNILLIVLIGAVSTILLSFFITRSMVKPLHKLTREIKKVQARRFSEVQLIPARGEIAEVSNSVYSMAQELDRFHEIQRQFLQNASHELKTPLMSIQGYAEGIRDGVFVDAAAEKGFDVIVEETNRLKHIVTEIILLAKLEGEENLFDPSWHSATDLVTRAIERLHPLQLQHNVTISVSPLKTNDVVYVDEGKFLQALLNIIGNALRHAKDQITIEIKPGKRQLQIEIQDDGEGIPEELLPHLFHRFVKGKNGDVGLGLAISRAIIERSYGRLQAENGPLHGAVFRIILPIYPQPEN, encoded by the coding sequence ATGAGTATCCAATTTCGTATTACGTTGATGTTCGCCCTTCTTCTCTGTCTTGTCATGGGGGTATCAGCCGTCCTGATCAATTCGTTTTTGCTGGATAATTTAATCGAGCAGCAAAAGAATGAATTAAACCTAAAAGGGCGATTCTGGATTGAAAAAATGAACGAATCGAATGTAAAGATTGAAACTGAGGGAGTCGCAGAGCTCGAAAAGCTTCTCGTCTCCAATCGTAAGATAGAAGTTTTACTCTTAGGCAAAAAGAAAAAAGTACTCTACACGTCCCTGCCTTCTTCCAATTTGAATGAGTGGATGGATGCCCTTGAGCGTAAAGCGGAGAAAAGGCAAAATCGAAACATATGGATGGTTGGTAGCGATGATTACGTGGTCGTTAACTTGGCATTTAAAAACGACGAAAAGCAACGACTGATTCTGGCCTCTCCTGTACGTGGGCTAAAAGACATTCGTATGGAGATGACGAATAACATATTGCTCATCGTTTTGATTGGAGCCGTATCTACCATTTTGCTCAGCTTTTTTATTACACGTAGTATGGTGAAGCCACTCCATAAATTGACGAGAGAAATTAAAAAGGTTCAAGCAAGGCGTTTTTCCGAAGTCCAGCTTATTCCTGCTCGCGGTGAAATTGCTGAAGTCTCGAATAGTGTTTACTCCATGGCACAAGAGCTTGATCGTTTTCATGAAATCCAGCGGCAATTTTTACAGAATGCTTCCCATGAGCTAAAAACCCCTCTCATGTCCATTCAAGGATACGCCGAGGGAATTCGCGATGGCGTTTTTGTAGATGCTGCTGCTGAAAAAGGTTTTGATGTCATCGTAGAGGAAACCAATCGATTAAAGCATATTGTGACTGAAATTATATTGTTGGCCAAGCTTGAAGGCGAAGAGAATTTGTTTGATCCCTCATGGCATTCCGCTACTGACCTGGTGACACGGGCCATTGAGCGTTTACATCCTTTGCAGCTCCAACACAATGTAACGATTTCAGTAAGTCCACTTAAAACCAATGACGTAGTGTATGTCGATGAGGGAAAGTTTCTTCAAGCCTTGTTGAATATCATTGGAAATGCTTTGCGCCATGCCAAGGATCAGATCACGATCGAAATCAAACCAGGCAAACGCCAACTCCAAATAGAAATACAAGATGATGGTGAGGGCATCCCGGAAGAGCTTCTCCCTCATTTATTTCATCGTTTTGTGAAAGGAAAAAATGGTGATGTCGGACTGGGGCTAGCTATTTCTCGAGCAATTATCGAACGTTCGTACGGCCGTCTACAAGCAGAAAATGGTCCACTCCACGGTGCTGTTTTCCGCATCATCCTTCCCATATATCCGCAGCCTGAAAACTAA
- a CDS encoding response regulator transcription factor — MKTFHIAIVDDDINIRQIVEAYLQKEGYVTTAVESAEEAITLEQENSPDLWVLDIMLPGMNGYEFCRRIRAGSETPIIMVSARDEEVDKILGLELGSDDYLTKPFSPRELVARVNRALQRWKQMKSHTEESPFIAKDRNTEEAVNSALVLDKEKRLVYSFGEEVEVTSKEFQVLSLLSEYPNRAFSRDELLSLIWGYDYFGSDRVVDDLIRRIRKKLDKIPLETVWGFGYRLRTLEGTKDE, encoded by the coding sequence ATGAAGACCTTTCACATTGCTATCGTAGACGATGACATCAATATTCGTCAGATCGTCGAAGCCTATCTGCAAAAGGAAGGCTATGTTACAACTGCAGTTGAATCAGCCGAAGAGGCTATTACTTTAGAGCAAGAGAATTCCCCCGATCTATGGGTATTGGACATCATGTTGCCAGGTATGAATGGCTATGAGTTTTGTCGACGTATTCGTGCTGGCTCAGAAACGCCTATCATCATGGTTTCCGCTCGCGACGAAGAAGTGGACAAGATTCTTGGACTAGAGCTAGGAAGCGACGATTATCTCACCAAACCTTTTAGCCCTCGTGAATTAGTGGCACGTGTGAATCGGGCACTTCAACGTTGGAAACAGATGAAATCCCATACGGAAGAATCCCCTTTCATTGCGAAAGACAGGAATACGGAAGAGGCTGTAAACAGTGCTCTTGTATTAGATAAGGAAAAACGTCTTGTTTACTCTTTTGGGGAGGAAGTAGAGGTGACCTCGAAAGAGTTTCAGGTGCTCAGTCTTTTATCGGAGTATCCGAATCGGGCTTTTTCCCGTGATGAGCTGCTCTCTCTTATATGGGGATATGATTATTTTGGAAGTGACCGAGTGGTTGATGATCTCATTCGTCGTATCCGAAAAAAGCTGGACAAGATCCCTCTCGAAACCGTCTGGGGCTTTGGGTATCGGCTGCGAACTTTGGAAGGAACGAAGGATGAATGA
- the gyrA gene encoding DNA gyrase subunit A, translating to MAEETARFPKVDISHEMRESFISYAMSVIVSRALPDVRDGLKPVHRRILYAMHDMGLTPDKPFRKSANVVGEVMANYHPHGDSSIYEAMVRMAQDFNMRYMLVEGQGNFGSVDGDPAAAMRYTESRFSKLALELLRDIDKETVDFIPNYDGRKEEPVVLPSRFPNLLLNGASGIAVGMATNIPPHNLTEVVDGVIAMIDNPDITIQDLMKIIKGPDFPTAGEILGYSGIRRAYETGRGSIIMRAKTQIEEDGKGKPRIIVTEIPFQVNKARLVEKIAELVREKKIEGITDLRDESDRKGMRIVMELRRDVIPKVVLNNLFKHTQMQSTFGVNMLALVDSRPRVLNLRDMLYYYLEHQRVIIRRRTEYDLKQAEARAHILEGLRIALDHIDEIISLIRSSQTTEEARTGLMENYSLSYEQAQAILDMRLQRLTGLEREKIENEYQELMVKIAELRAILADEAKIYAIIREELGEIKEKFGDARRTEITFDENHIEDADLIPEEDVVITLTHDGYIKRLPVSTYRSQKRGGRGVQGLGTKDDDFVEHLYITNSHDYIMFFTSKGKVYRLKGFEIPDLSRTAKGTPIINLIQIEKGERVSAVIPVKEFDQEHYLFFATKKGIIKKTTLESYGNIRKGGLIAVNLREDDELIGVRLTDGQQQIIMGTHKGMSVRFNEGDVRTMGRNATGVKGITLDDDDDVIDMDVIKPNAEVLIVTANGYGKRTPVDEYRIQSRGGKGIKTHNVTDRSGPVVGLKVVEPEEDLMIITTSGIIIRTEMKGISVMGRYTQGVKLIRLSENEQVGSVAKCPPTEEEDMLDEDAEERIEDLQDGETVEATEPTEPSEE from the coding sequence ATGGCAGAAGAAACTGCTCGGTTTCCAAAAGTCGATATTAGCCACGAAATGAGAGAATCGTTCATTAGCTATGCGATGAGCGTTATCGTCAGTCGGGCTTTGCCTGACGTTCGCGATGGTTTGAAGCCTGTACACAGGCGTATTTTGTATGCCATGCACGATATGGGCCTTACTCCTGACAAGCCGTTCCGTAAATCGGCAAACGTTGTCGGGGAAGTAATGGCGAACTACCATCCGCATGGTGACTCTTCCATCTATGAAGCGATGGTACGTATGGCCCAAGATTTTAACATGCGCTACATGCTGGTTGAAGGGCAAGGGAACTTCGGTTCTGTAGACGGCGACCCGGCAGCGGCGATGCGTTATACGGAGTCGCGTTTTTCCAAGCTCGCGCTGGAGCTTTTGCGCGATATTGATAAAGAAACGGTCGATTTCATTCCTAACTACGACGGACGCAAAGAAGAGCCGGTTGTATTGCCTTCTCGTTTCCCGAACCTGCTTTTGAACGGGGCATCAGGGATTGCTGTAGGTATGGCTACCAATATTCCGCCGCATAACTTGACGGAAGTTGTTGATGGCGTCATTGCCATGATCGACAATCCTGATATTACGATTCAAGATTTGATGAAAATCATTAAGGGACCTGACTTCCCTACAGCAGGGGAGATTCTCGGTTACAGTGGTATTCGTCGTGCCTATGAAACAGGCCGTGGTTCCATTATTATGCGTGCCAAAACCCAGATTGAAGAGGATGGGAAAGGAAAACCGCGCATCATCGTAACAGAGATTCCTTTTCAGGTGAACAAGGCTAGACTCGTGGAAAAAATCGCGGAGCTTGTACGCGAGAAAAAAATCGAAGGGATTACCGACCTTCGTGATGAGTCTGACCGCAAAGGAATGCGTATCGTCATGGAATTGCGCCGTGACGTCATTCCAAAGGTTGTATTGAACAATCTGTTTAAGCATACTCAAATGCAGTCTACATTTGGTGTGAATATGCTGGCACTCGTTGACAGCCGTCCGCGTGTATTGAATCTGCGTGACATGCTCTATTACTATTTGGAGCACCAACGTGTCATTATCCGCAGAAGGACCGAATACGATCTCAAGCAAGCAGAAGCTCGTGCGCATATCTTAGAAGGCTTGCGCATTGCATTGGATCATATTGACGAGATTATCAGCTTGATTCGCTCCTCTCAAACCACAGAAGAAGCTCGTACAGGACTCATGGAAAATTACTCCTTGTCCTACGAGCAGGCACAGGCCATTCTCGATATGCGTCTGCAACGCTTAACTGGTTTGGAACGAGAAAAAATCGAGAACGAATACCAAGAACTCATGGTAAAAATCGCAGAACTGCGTGCTATTCTTGCAGACGAAGCCAAAATCTACGCGATCATCCGGGAAGAACTGGGTGAGATCAAAGAGAAGTTTGGCGATGCAAGACGCACGGAAATTACTTTCGATGAGAATCATATCGAAGATGCTGATTTGATCCCAGAGGAAGATGTCGTTATCACCCTGACGCATGATGGTTATATTAAGCGTCTGCCTGTTTCCACCTACCGTTCGCAAAAACGTGGTGGACGTGGCGTGCAGGGGTTGGGAACCAAGGATGACGATTTTGTCGAGCATCTGTACATTACCAACTCGCATGATTACATCATGTTCTTCACAAGCAAAGGGAAGGTTTATCGCCTAAAAGGATTCGAGATTCCTGACCTGAGCCGGACAGCGAAAGGTACCCCAATCATCAATCTCATTCAGATTGAAAAAGGGGAGCGGGTTAGTGCGGTAATCCCTGTGAAGGAGTTTGATCAAGAACATTACCTGTTCTTTGCGACCAAGAAGGGGATTATTAAGAAAACGACGCTGGAGTCTTATGGAAATATTCGCAAAGGCGGACTGATTGCGGTTAACCTGCGCGAGGATGATGAATTGATAGGTGTTCGTTTGACGGATGGCCAACAACAAATCATCATGGGTACTCACAAAGGCATGTCTGTTCGCTTCAACGAGGGAGACGTTCGTACGATGGGACGTAACGCCACCGGTGTGAAGGGGATTACCCTAGACGACGATGATGATGTCATCGATATGGACGTTATCAAACCAAATGCAGAAGTGCTCATTGTAACTGCGAATGGTTACGGAAAACGGACCCCTGTTGATGAATACCGCATTCAATCTCGTGGCGGTAAAGGAATTAAGACACACAACGTAACCGATCGAAGCGGTCCGGTCGTTGGTCTGAAAGTCGTTGAGCCTGAAGAAGATCTGATGATTATTACCACTTCCGGTATCATCATTCGTACAGAAATGAAAGGTATTTCTGTGATGGGCCGTTACACGCAAGGTGTGAAACTGATCCGTTTGTCTGAAAATGAGCAAGTGGGATCAGTCGCTAAGTGTCCTCCAACTGAGGAAGAGGATATGTTGGATGAAGATGCGGAAGAGAGAATCGAGGATCTGCAAGACGGAGAGACTGTCGAAGCAACTGAGCCTACCGAACCGTCAGAGGAATAA
- a CDS encoding HD-GYP domain-containing protein, which produces MPNVEVKQLTLGAKLAEDVFTALGGILFAKGTPLYEREVQFLEAFMIKQVQVEDSGGAWSDQGEPTKVDTPEASDKFIQAKPVFQESFDKAVFTLKNLMTRVQGGNNIPVMEVREVVTPIITEFQQQPQVLLSLRRFSRMDSYAYEHAIAVGIISYMIAKWVKVPEKEWMQVALAGTLLDIGKTKIDRRILQKPGKLTPDEFEEMKKHTVYGYQIIKSSHGLSEGVALAALQHHEREDGSGYPLGLPGSKLHLYSKIVAVADVYHAMSSDRVHQKALSPYQVVEQLVQDSFGKLDPTIVRTFVEGITQFAVGTLVELSDGTIGKIVFTDRNHPTRPMVETGGQIVNLVEARHLSIVRVMEQ; this is translated from the coding sequence TTGCCCAATGTGGAAGTGAAACAACTGACTCTTGGAGCAAAATTGGCTGAAGACGTATTTACAGCATTGGGAGGCATTCTTTTTGCAAAAGGAACCCCTCTCTATGAAAGAGAAGTTCAATTCTTAGAAGCGTTCATGATCAAGCAGGTGCAAGTAGAGGATTCAGGAGGGGCTTGGTCTGACCAAGGTGAACCAACCAAGGTAGATACGCCAGAAGCTTCTGATAAGTTTATCCAAGCTAAACCTGTGTTTCAGGAGTCATTTGATAAAGCAGTGTTTACACTGAAAAATTTGATGACCCGCGTACAAGGCGGCAATAACATACCAGTTATGGAAGTCAGGGAAGTTGTTACGCCGATCATTACGGAGTTTCAGCAGCAACCACAAGTTCTTCTCTCCCTTCGACGCTTTTCAAGGATGGATAGCTACGCTTACGAGCATGCCATAGCGGTTGGGATTATTTCTTATATGATTGCAAAATGGGTCAAGGTGCCAGAAAAGGAATGGATGCAGGTCGCATTGGCGGGTACATTGCTCGATATAGGAAAAACGAAAATTGATCGTCGGATTTTGCAAAAACCAGGGAAGCTTACGCCAGACGAATTCGAAGAGATGAAGAAGCATACCGTTTATGGCTACCAAATTATTAAGTCATCCCACGGTTTAAGTGAAGGTGTTGCATTAGCGGCTTTGCAACATCATGAGCGAGAAGATGGTTCAGGCTATCCGCTAGGTTTACCTGGTTCTAAATTGCATTTATATAGTAAAATTGTCGCTGTGGCCGATGTGTATCACGCAATGAGCTCAGATCGTGTGCACCAAAAGGCATTGTCTCCCTATCAAGTAGTGGAGCAATTAGTGCAGGATAGCTTCGGGAAACTTGATCCTACCATTGTTCGGACATTTGTGGAGGGGATCACTCAATTCGCTGTAGGAACGCTCGTTGAATTAAGTGATGGAACTATTGGGAAGATCGTATTTACAGATCGTAATCACCCAACGAGACCAATGGTTGAAACAGGTGGACAAATCGTAAACTTAGTCGAAGCTCGACATTTATCTATTGTGAGAGTAATGGAACAGTAA